The region GCTTAAGCACGGGCTGAAAAAGACCTCAGcgatggaacactgcccagtttcCACCCAAGCCACCCTCCCAGGCAGAACGGGAGTCCCCATCCAACAGCTGAATCCTTCACGTCCCTGTCCCTCCCTACCCTGGGATGTGGAGACTTCTACCCATTTATCAGAGGTACAGACTGAGGCTCTGGCACCTGCCGAACCCCAGGCCTGAGGGAGACTTTCTCAAAGTCTGTGGTTAAGAACAGGGACACAGCGGCCCCCTTCCCCTGCTTCCCTTGGGGACAAACAGGTACCCAAGAGAGGGCCAATGAACTGACAGGCAGGAAAGCCTGCATACATGTGCGCAGACACGagcgtttccagataaacacccAGCACAGCCTAGGCCCCACTGAGCCGGGAAACCTAGACCAAGCCCCTCCCCAGACTggctggctgagtaatattccagagCTAGCCACAGCCTCATCCCCAGAACCTGGGAAGATGCTACTTTACAtggtaaaagggactttgcagatacaataagggtcttgagatgggagattatcctggattaacTGGGCTGGCCTTAAATGTCATCACAAGTGTCCTTTAAGAGGGAGATTTGTCTGCAGGACATGTATCGATGGAAGCAGAGGGAAGTCAAGTCAGGGATGCTAGGCTCTGGCCTTGGAGACAGgtaggggccacaagccaaggaatgcaggcaacctctagaagctagaaaaggcaaggaaatggattctctccAGAAGGaaccttctgacctccagaaagaaccaaccctgccaacaccttcaTTTTAGCTCCTAAgactcatttcagacttctggctccAGAACCACATGATAATAAACTTGGGTTGTTTTGAGGCATggactttgtggtaatttgttaccgcAGCCACAGGAACTAATACATCCACATCCTTCCCATTCCAGTGAAGGTGTGCCTATCTCCCGGGCGTGCCTCCCCCCGGGGTGCCTACCTCCTGGGCCAGGTTCCTGTCAACAGAGGCCCACATAAGGCTGCAACCTTGCTCACACATGGACATAGCCCGCCCTACGCCCATGGAAAGGAGGACTGGGCCTCTACCTACCAAGCTGACGGTTCCCTTATATTGAGACAGGGCAGGTATATGCACGGGGCCTCCCCGTCCCAGTGCCCAGAGGTGGTCCTTCAGGGGCAAGCTCAGgtgttgatttaaaaatattttattctttagaaAATACAGCATTCACCCATTCCGTCCTGCAGtgacccctgccccagccccagtgGACCCCACCCCTTGTGGCTAGAGGCTTCTGGAACCTTAGTCTCAGTTCCCCCTGGTGGCCAGGGCCATGCTAGGCCCCCACCTAGCCCTCCTGAGTAGCCAGGCAAGATCCCCAGACTCCTGGGCACATGGATGAAAGGCATGGACAATGGGGGAGGGTCACAAAATGCCAGCCCAGTGGCCCTTGGAAGCTGCAGGGGGTGTTCAGCCACCAGCACCCCCGCCCCAAGGGAAGCAAGCCTCCCCGGGAGCCCAGGCTGAAGGAGGAGAGATGGCAGGGAGTGGTGTGGTAGGCGGCCCCCCAGTCCACATGCCGGCCTGGCTCAGGTCCAGGCTCCTAGCTGTCATCGCCGTTCTCGCCGGGGCCACGGATGAGGCGCTTGTGACCCCGCTTGCCCCCTGGACCCTTGGGCTTGGCAAAGGCCTGCTTGAAGGCATGCTGCTTGGGGTGTACCTCGTCGTACAGGAACTCGGCTGTCAGCTCCGCCCCATCACCAATCTCCATCTGCATCAGGTAGAGCCACATTCACCCACTCAATATCTCGTACCTCAGCCCAGGGGTCTCCTCCCAGATCCCCACCTGGAAACCCATCCCCAGGAACACAGACCCTGGGGCCTGCTGCCCTGCATGCCTGGGGCACCCCCTACCTGCCCTCCAGACCCAGGGGAAGGGGAGGTAATGGGTACCTGGGGCTTGTTCACGCCACTCTATCAGCTCGGCCACCTTGGGCAATGCATGCCACCCCTCAAGCCTCGGTTTCCCCACCCATCCAACAGGGCAACCCTGACCCCTGCTCCACCGTCACCGCAGGACTCCCAGTGCCCCATGTGGACGGTGGGGTGAGGAGCCCTGGGAGGTGGGCCCTGGGGAATGGGCCCACCTTCTTGGAGATCTCCAGCTGGAAGTCCTGCTCCACGGAGTCCAGGAGGCGGCTCTTGCAGCTGGAATAGAGCATGCGCTCCTTGATGCTGCACTTGTAGCCTGGCATTGAGTAGATGAACACTACGGGAGGGGCGTGGAGGTAAGACTAGGCAGGTGATACCCCCAGTAGCAGTCCACCCAGCTGTAGGCAGCGCCATTCCTGCCCAGTCAGGCTTGGGGGACCTGCCGCAGCCACTTACCCACAGACTCGAGGGGGTCGCCCTCATGGGTGTGCTTGTAGAGGAAGAAGTGGTAGCGGGCAACGTCTCGGGGCACCCTTGAGGGCAGCTGGGCCACATCTGTAGGCTCTGTGTGCACCAGCTCGATGGTCTCCCGCTCCAGGTCCAGCTTCTGCCAAGGGCCAGGGGAGATGTCAGGGCACCTGGTGGGTGGTGGCCCAGGCCCAAGCCACCAAACAGGAGCCCCCAAGGGGGGCTTGGCTGGCAGGCAGCACCCAAAGTGGACCTGCGTGTGTCCACCTTCCAGGGCTCTTCTCCCAGCAGCTGTCACTCTGTGGGGGTCCCTCTGAAGAGAGCACTCCTGGGCCCAGCCCCAACTCTGCCCCTATGGAGGCTCTGCTGCAGGAGGAGGTCCCACCAAGGGAGTGGGCAGGGCACTAGAGGGGCCTCACCTGGGAAGGGAGGAGTCATTCTGCTTGAAGGGGGCTGCCCCATTAGGAGGCTGGACGTGAATCAGTGGGGCACAGGGGCCCtgcctgggggagggggtggccaAGGGGGCTGCAGAGGGAGTCTGGGGGAAGAGAGGGACTCGGGGACGAGGGGTCAGTGTGAACCCAGGGGGAGTGTTCATGCCGGGTGGACAGGTGGAATGGGGGCAGTGTGTTCACTGATGGGCCTGTGTGTCAGCAGGGGACAGAGTGCATTCCACCTATTCATGGAGAGGGACCCAAAATGGGGACAGGCAGGGACCCAGCGGGTGGACCGTGTGCTCCCACGAGTACAAGACCAAACTGCAGGGTCCAAGCTGGGAACTGCCTGCACACGTGCACATGCGTGTGCGTGGGAGCAGGGGTGGGCACAGTGTGCCTGCATGTGTGCCAGGGCAGGGACTGGATGCCCACCAGCTGGATGTAGTTGATCATCTTCTGCTTGAGCTGCTGTAGCGCCCGCTGGGCCTCAGGCTGTAGGGGGAAGGCCAGGCCCTGCAGGGTCTGGTGCTTGCTCTCCACACTGATCTCTGTCTTCACCTGGGGAGGATGAGAAGGGTGAGCAAGGCCCCCACCTGCCAGAACCAAGGTGTGGCCCACCAGGGGAGCAGAGGCCTCAAGGGCCTCTGACTAGAACTCCTGCTACCCTGCTCAGTGCACCCAACCCACCTCGTTTATACGGATCTGCTGGAGCTCTCTCTCTGCCAAGGTCAGCGGGGCAGGCGCTGCACAGGATGACAGGTGCTTCTGGTACCCAGCAAAGGAGAGGTCGTCCTGCCAGAGAGTGGAGAGGCATAAATAGGTACCTCTGGGAAGATCCCGGCTTGCAGCTCCTGGATGCCCCTATCCCGCCCCCAAGCCTGGCACTGGGCTGTGATAACACCTGGTGGGGCTGGTCCCCACCCAGGATGCTGGTGGAGGgatggtggggaggaggggatgAGAGCTACCTTCACAGTCCCAAAGAGCTCATCCTTGATGTGGCCGCCCCCAAACTCCTTCTTCACTGTGGCCCGTGTGGCCGCATACAGCATCTTCAGCCGGACCTGAAGAGAGGGGAAAGCTGTGAGACCCCTTGGGGCAGGGCTGCCTCTGCCAGGAGGAGGCAAGAGCCTCTCGGTGGGGACCTGGCCTGTTCATTGTGGCCACACACCCAGCAGAGGGCACAGCATGGAAGCAAGGATGCAGCAGGGACAGCTCTGGCCAGCAGGGGAAGCACCTGCTCAGGGAAACACTTCCACCTCCCAGGGGCCAGGCTGATGGCTGGGAGGGCTCTAGGAGACCCCAAGCTCCAAGCACAGGGCCTTAACCTCTGACTCTCTGGGGCACAACCTGACCGTTTCCCCCCTCAAGCTTCCCAGGGCAGGGTCTCAGATTTGGTGGAGGGGGGGGTCCCCTTAGGACCCCCAGGGTAGGGCCTTCTCTCCCCCCTTGGACCCATCCCTTCCAGCCCTGAGGTTGGAGATAGGCAGAGGTCCCTCAGACTCACAGGGGAACTGTCAGGCGACCAGGCGAGGAAGACCCACTCGAAGCCCTGGGCGTTCTGCGAGTCAAGGCGGTAGAGCAGGTAGCAGGGCTGCTGGTCATCCAACAGTGGCAGAACGGCCCTGTCGTAGTCCTGGTCCCAGCCACCCACCAGCTCCCTCGAGGCACCCAGCACGAGCTGCTCTAGGGGCAGAGGCCGGGTGAGCCGAGGAGTGGCCAtctcccacctccacctctgGCTGCAGCCTCCTGACCTGCTGGCCACTCTACCTCACCTTCCCCGGATCCCCCATGTCCCTGAAGCAGAaccagtgagtgaatgaatgaatgagggcaCAAAGCTGCCAGCTAGAGGCGGCTCAATACACACCCCCagcatacacacatgtacacgcaCAGATGTAGTCATGAGAATATACCCACAGTCCACCCAACACAGACAATCCCGTGAAGACACGGCCGTGGCTGACAGCCACTGCGGCCCCCTCACGGACACTCACACACCCAGCTGCTCACTCAGACCCCACCCGGCAGCACAGCTACTCAGCACCCAGCCCCCGTGTCTCCTTCTGcttccctcctccctcagccCAGGAGCCCAGCAGGCCCCCAGCCCACCACCACTTTCGAAACAAACGTGCTGAGGGAGGTGGTGTCACAGCCTCAGGCCACAGGGGCTTACAGAGGGGGCTGGGGCTCCCACCAGACACTTTATAAACAGGAATCCTGCTGCCACTCTGCCAGCTGTAGTCCCCTCCCCAAATAGTGACAGAGCAAAAACAGTCAATCTCCCAATACTTGGGGCCAAGAGGCCTACcacctccctgggtggtgcgcgAGCGGCTGAGTCGGATGTAGGAGCCAGGGCCTAGCTGAGCTGGACACACACTGGGCCtatcagccatgcctgcagggcACCAAACACCAGCCCAGAGTGCACGGCCCAGGCTGGAAGGGAAACTGGGCAAGGGGCAAATCATTGCCTGGCCAGAGGTGCATGGCACCTGAGCCACTAGCCCCAGAACCCTCAACACACAAGGCCCAGCAGCCCAGTCATCTCTCTGCGGGCCTCAGCCTCCTTGCCTATCCTCCCCAGAGCTCAGATCAGATCAGATCAGGGCTAAACACCAGTAGTCACAGCCTGAGTTTGTAACATTGTTTAATCTGTTGCCAAAGTTTTCAAGCTAGGAAATTTTACTTTAAGAAGTGGAATTCACCGCTTCTCTAGAAAATCCAGGAGCTCTGGCTACATGGGGCCACACTCTTGTGGCCACAACAGCTGGAAGTGGACAGTGGCCACCCACTGGCGGGGCCTGGACCCTCTTGTCTACCACTCCCAGGTTATCCCACCTAGAGATACTGTCTGCTTAAAATCTGCAGGTACGTCTTGTGGCGGGGGCGGGGCGACAGGAAGAGGTGAAGACTGGGGTCAATAAAGGGGAACCCACCTGGTTAAGGTGGGGGTCGTGGCTCACCATCATGGAGGCCTTCACTCATGGCCTGCCACAACGAGCCCTGCCCAGCCTCTGCGGCATCTGAATTTGGGGTCCCTGGACAAAGCCCAGGACGGCTTTGGCTTTAAGGCCTGGGGTGAATCCTGGGCCTGGGTGGAGTCTACTCTGAGCCAACTCAGTGTGTGAAAAGTCAGCTGGGCACCAAGCCCACTCGGGGAGCCCCCGAAAAGGCCTGCCATAGCAGGGCTGGAAGGACCCGTGGGGGAACCAGCCCACTCCCAGTGTCAGAGTTGTCTGTATCCCTCACCTCCTGGGGCAGCCCCTCAGCatggaaagaagggaaggagccCTCTTCCCCCAAACTCCCACCTCAGTCTCCCTGCCTCCTCAAACTTTCCCCACTTTGGGCCTCAGTTCAAGCCCCCTGTCCCTGCACCTCCTCCTGTGCAGCCCCCAGGGTCTGGGCCAAGGCTCAGCCAAGCCCAGAATACCTCTGTCCTGCTCTTGGAGTCAGCTGGACACAAGTCCCTTCTCCCTGCTGGCAGGGTGCTCCCCAAGGGCAGCACCCCTGGTGCTTCTTTGGTTCCCCCCAGGCTGGCAGCTGAGCCAGGCTAAGCCTGTAGGCCACAAACAGGGAGATGGGGGGCACTAGCCACACAGGGCGGGCCAACCTGGTTGTGCTTGCTGCCTGCCCTCACTTATTCCCTGCCCCCTGGACAGCCCCGCCCAATGTCCCGACAAGGCCCCTCTCACCACCTGTGTCTGGGGAGGTTGGGCAGGACCCCCGGACAGGGCTCCCCCTGCTCCAGGTTCCTGCCCTGTACCACGGGGGTAACAATCATGCCCACCTCCACGTGCTCCTGTGAGGTCCTTTGCGAGTGACCTCAACCCCTCATtcccagataaagaaactgagatccTGAGGGGGCCAGAGGCTGAGGCCCCTCCCCACCAGAAGCAGCTAAGTCCAGCCCTCAGCCCGTGCCTTAGCCcatgggcgggggcggggggggcactCACCGTCTTCAATGATAACTTTGATGAGCCGGATAGAGCCGGCCCGGGCTTTCGCAAAGAATTCCTTCAGCTCCTCAGTGGCTACGAGAACAAGAAACATGGTGGGGGCTGAGCAGGGAGAGTGGGCAGGGTGGACGGGGCTGCGTGTAAAGTGGCTCTGTCCTCCGGGGTCTGGTGGCCGAGCTGGGAGCCTGGGTTAAATACAGCGGCTGGCCCCCCATGTGACTGGGAACCTGAGACAGCTGATGACCACAACTCCCAAATTTAGCCAGCAGAGGCGGCAGGCGGATGGCCTGCTGGCTGGGACAGCTTCAGTGACAGGGTGAGTGGGGACAGGCCAGCCCACCTGAGGATGTGGCAAGTTCTGGGACAGGCTGGGCCAGCCCAGGGTGAATCCCCCCACTTTTCCCCTCCCTCTAGGAAGGCCCACCACTGGGCTGGCCTGGGACACTCCCAGGCCATATCCACAGGCACAGGGACACCTGGACAAATGCCCTCAATGTGCCCTGACACAAGTATGTCCATTAAAACACACGCATACATTGCATGTGCCAATGTGTACATACTCTACCCTGCACGTGTGAACACTCGTGTGCACAGAAACACATTCTGTGACAGAGCACAAATGCATGCAAACACTCACACATGAACACACTCAGCTGGCCAaacacacacggacacacattTAGACATGCCATCACACACACATAGTCCCCAGATTGCTAATACACATAAAGGCAAATGCAGAGCTCAGCTACAACTTGTGTGCAGGCAAGAGAACATACCAGCATACACATATGTACACGTGCACATGCCAGACCCAGCTGCCAGCCAGCCTGTCTGACTCAGAGAGGACCTGGTGAgccaccctcccccccccagcACCTGGGAAAGGGCAACAAGTCTCCCAGCCCCAAAGCAGtatggagggcttcctggaggaggagtaGCTTCCAAAACAGACTGTCTTCATTCGTGGGCCACAGAGCTGGGAAGTGACAGCCAGTGAACAAGGCCCTGGTGAGCAGGGACAGGACAGGTGACCTTGAGGTTGCCCAGGGGTCACAACTCCGGTAGGAGCACAGCTGGAGGGCTGAGGTCAGAAAATATTTATAGGGCCTGATCTGGGCAGCTCAGGGGAGGGGGAACCTTTAGGAAAACAAGCCCTGGTCATGTCCTCAGGTGCCCCCCGCCTTGCAGGGTGACCCTGAGGAGCCTGAGACTTGAGGCTGTTCAGCTCCATCCAAAGTGGCTAAGTGGGCAGGGGCCTGCCTGAGCGCAGCAGGTCCATGGAGCTCAGAGCCGCGTGGTACAGAGCTATTCGCAGGTGGACGCAGCACCCAGTGGCAAACCCCTGGCCTCTGGGGCTCCATCTCTGCCTTAGCTTTACAGCCCCTGACTTCTGAGCCTCCATCTCATCTGTAATATGGGGATGACACCCCCAAACTCCACGGGGCTGTGGTGAGGAGTAAATGGGAGAAAGTGTGACAGGACCACTAGCAATAATGATTAACAATGATTAAACTTTATTACCACCAGAagaaatgaacacatctgtcctggacgaagtacagccagagcgctccttagaaatgaggatgaggagactgtctcacatactttagacatgttatcaggtggggtcagtccctggagaaggatatcatgcttggtaaagtagagggtcagcaaaaaagaggaagacccgcaacaagacggattggcacagtggcgccaacaatgggctcaagcatagtaaggactgtgagggtggtgcaggaccggacggttttttgttctgttgtacaaaagaaagaataaaaaaaaattcttttccccCCACAAAAGATCGCTAAGAGCTGGAACTGACGCGactgcacctaacgacaacataacAAACTTAATTACTACAGTGATGGCAGGCAGGCTGGGCTGAGGCGTCCCTCCATCTGCTCAGAACTTCTGGGAGGGGAAGCAATATGCAGCCCCCAGGGGAGAGGCTGGCCCGCCCCTCCTACTGTTACCAGGGCAAACTG is a window of Elephas maximus indicus isolate mEleMax1 chromosome 20, mEleMax1 primary haplotype, whole genome shotgun sequence DNA encoding:
- the LOC126064133 gene encoding twinfilin-2 isoform X2, giving the protein MAHQTGIHATEELKEFFAKARAGSIRLIKVIIEDEQLVLGASRELVGGWDQDYDRAVLPLLDDQQPCYLLYRLDSQNAQGFEWVFLAWSPDSSPVRLKMLYAATRATVKKEFGGGHIKDELFGTVKDDLSFAGYQKHLSSCAAPAPLTLAERELQQIRINEVKTEISVESKHQTLQGLAFPLQPEAQRALQQLKQKMINYIQLKLDLERETIELVHTEPTDVAQLPSRVPRDVARYHFFLYKHTHEGDPLESVVFIYSMPGYKCSIKERMLYSSCKSRLLDSVEQDFQLEISKKMEIGDGAELTAEFLYDEVHPKQHAFKQAFAKPKGPGGKRGHKRLIRGPGENGDDS